The following coding sequences lie in one Candidatus Coatesbacteria bacterium genomic window:
- the tsaD gene encoding tRNA (adenosine(37)-N6)-threonylcarbamoyltransferase complex transferase subunit TsaD, whose amino-acid sequence MLVLGLETSCDETAAAVLADGREVLGSVVSSEAEFFAAYGGVVPELASRRHISKLLPVVRETLERSGVGYDELDAVAATYGPGLTGALLVGLNFGKALAAGLGVPFVGVNHLAAHLQAPLLDPAAPTPPFVGLLVSGGHTALYRVDEDGGHPGLLVFELLGETVDDAVGEAYDKVGRLLGIPYPAGPRMDALAREGAEDGPRAAAEDFPRPLPAGLDFSFAGLKTAAARRIAELDEAGELDEDRRRSVARGFQRSVVETLGEKALRACAATRLDKLILGGGVAANRGLRAYLDHRADEEGVQVFFAPPALCTDNAVMIAARGHSLLQAGMTSGPQLEALACLELGVET is encoded by the coding sequence CTGCTCGTCCTCGGACTGGAAACCTCCTGTGACGAGACGGCCGCGGCGGTGCTGGCCGACGGTCGCGAGGTGCTGGGCTCCGTGGTCTCCTCGGAAGCCGAGTTCTTCGCCGCCTACGGCGGTGTGGTGCCCGAGCTGGCGAGTCGGCGCCACATCAGCAAGCTGCTGCCGGTTGTTCGTGAAACCCTCGAACGCTCCGGTGTCGGCTACGATGAGCTGGACGCCGTCGCCGCCACCTACGGCCCCGGGCTGACCGGCGCCCTGCTGGTGGGGTTGAATTTCGGCAAGGCCCTGGCCGCCGGGCTGGGGGTACCCTTCGTCGGTGTCAACCATCTGGCCGCCCACCTGCAGGCGCCGCTGCTGGACCCGGCGGCCCCGACGCCGCCCTTCGTCGGCCTGTTGGTCTCCGGCGGCCACACGGCCCTGTACCGGGTGGACGAGGACGGCGGGCATCCGGGCCTGCTGGTCTTCGAGCTCCTGGGCGAGACCGTCGACGACGCCGTCGGCGAGGCCTACGACAAGGTCGGCCGCCTGCTGGGCATCCCCTATCCGGCGGGACCGCGGATGGACGCCCTGGCCCGGGAAGGGGCCGAGGATGGTCCGCGCGCGGCAGCCGAGGACTTTCCGCGGCCGTTGCCCGCCGGGTTGGACTTCAGCTTCGCCGGACTCAAGACGGCGGCGGCCCGGCGGATTGCAGAATTGGACGAAGCGGGTGAACTCGACGAGGACCGACGCCGTTCGGTGGCCCGGGGGTTCCAGCGGTCCGTCGTCGAGACCCTGGGTGAGAAGGCCCTGCGCGCCTGCGCCGCGACGAGGCTCGACAAGCTGATCCTCGGCGGCGGCGTGGCGGCCAACCGGGGCCTGCGCGCCTACCTTGACCATCGCGCCGACGAGGAGGGCGTACAGGTGTTTTTCGCACCACCGGCGCTCTGCACGGACAACGCGGTGATGATCGCCGCCCGGGGCCACAGCCTGTTGCAAGCCGGCATGACCAGCGGTCCGCAGCTCGAGGCCCTGGCCTGCCTGGAGCTGGGGGTCGAGACGTGA